The window ttttgcaaattctgttttaaaaaatgtataattgaGTCACCATTATTCATGGGTTTGTGGTAGATTATCATATCCCCTCAAAGTATTAAGGAATCCATTAAGGAGCACAAAAGTTTTATGTCATGGATGTGAGGTTAAAGTGTAGGTATTATAGTGTAAATCTCAAGGAGTAGCCACTATTGGATAAATCTGTATATATAATTCTTAATATCAAGTGGATTATAGTTCTATAGTCTCTAGACTTGAGGTTTTTGACATTTGAAAAAGTCTTTGAGAGACCTTGTGGGTAGTTTTTTTACGAATATCTTGTGTTTCCATGTATGAAGttaatcaataattatcaatcTAATTAaagaattcataaaaaaaaatctaaaaatttataatttttaggcTAATGTCCAAGGATTACCTATTCAACCTCCTTGGTAATTTCATGgtataagattttaaattttgatttcaaattttatttaactaattctcaaaaatataaaacaatcatgataattttttaataagtttatatatatatatatatatatatattgtatagtactaaaatataaagaaatttataaatacaaaacaattatccatatattaatgtttttatatctGTGAATACATCCAAACTAGataaatcatcattttaatattaaatatgttttcaagttttgtaaatattatcaaatatcacaaatgttatcaaacatatattgtttcctttagaaaaataacttcaataagtgcattattgcttattttatcatttcttataatgtttctcaatatttatataagttttgaTAAATACCCAATATTTCTATAAAGGATTCAGTAGTAATGTGTATCAACTTTGGTATAGACAAGTTCAAGAGTATGCCTTTAATATTTGAAGAGCAAAATACATACAAGTAATATTTGTAAcctaaacaaaaatgatattattgaaGCTTATATATTCTAAATATCATTCAAGTTTAAAAGTAGGCTCATTTGCAGTTCGCTCTTACCATTTTTCTTGTTAATACACGACTTACAACATCAGGATAACACAATCTACTCCATTTTCCAGGTTCTTCAGGAAATTCTTGTCCAACAATGTCTTGCCCCATTTGTTGTAACAAATCATGCATCCATATCTTGTTGTCTACAATACTTATGAGACACTTATCACCAAAGACTCGTATTCCACTCTCTGCATAGAAGTTACAAGCCTCTAGGATTCTAGTAACAAAATCTTTATCCTCTCCATTAAAGAAGCAAGCAACATCTAGGAATATCTGTTGTTGTGTGCAATCTAATTCATCATAACTTCTCTTAAGCACACATTGAATTTCTTGTTTAGGTTCCCGTTCTAGTTTATGCAATTCACTTTCCCATTGACGTACTATCTTGCCATATAGGAAACAACCCAAAACTTTAAGACCTAATGGCAAACCATTAACATAATATActacaaaatttgaaagtgtTTCATAATCTTCCTTGGGGTGGTTCTGTTTAAACGCATTCCAACAAAAGAGTTCAACAACTTCCTTGTGATCTAATTTCTTAGCCTCATATAATGTATCCACTTCATGCACCTCTAGCAAATGCTTATCTCTAGTTGTTACAATAATTCTACTACCTGGACCAAACCAATTATGATCACCAACTAAGGCTTCCAATTGGTTCAAATCATCAACATCATCAAGCACAAGAAGAACCTTTTTAAAGCAGAGCCTGTCTTTTATCATATAGATCCCTTCATCAATAGTGCTTATAAAGTTCTTCCTTCTTGGCAAGATATCATGAAGGAGTTGCTTTTGTAAATGAAGTAGACCCTGACTTTTCGAATCCTCTCTAACATTTGCAATAAAGGTAGTAATCATGAATTGAGCAGCaatttgattatataaaacTTTGGCAATGGTTGTCTTACCAATTCCTCCAAGTCCATAGATCCCAACCATGCGAACATCATTTGATATTGAATCCATCATCCATGGaaaaatttcttccatttcttccaaATGATAATCCATCCCAATGAGGTTCTTGTcaacatgtaagagtttatgactaaatcacatcaaaataaCACGAGTAATATCTTCAATATAATCCGCCTCAGACCTGCCACCAGCAAGGCATATATATGGATGAGCCAATAGAGTAACAAATAGTAGAAAACATGAACTAAAATTGATTATGCTTAGTTTCATTTATAAACCTAACTTATGGTCAAATAGAATGCATTAGGGGTAAAAGAATGAATACATTATATCGCATACTTAAGTGTTTTCATTATGTTGAGTATACATTACAACAAAGATCAATAAGTTGAAAGAATCAAATCTATTTAGCTAGCATGAGCTACATGATCGACAATCCTTAGACAATCAGAGATATTATACATAGATGATCTATAGCCATTTTTTCAAGCACTCCATTAGAGCATTGTAGAAAAAGGGCTTCTAAATGTAGTCCTTTAATGATGTATAATAACCTCTATCCATACCGGAAGAGCACTCACGTCCCTTCCTAGATGATGTCAGCCTTTATTTGATACTTTACACACTTCCTTTTATAAGCTTCTTTTTCATTAGTCCTATCAATTAATGGTATTTGTATGTatcaaaaaacactaaaaaaacaaaaatcaagaatAGAAGCTTGTGCATACCAATAAATTAACCCATTAAAGAAATgcaaagaaataggaaaccaattaaatattaatgcaAGGACAAGAagatataatattgttttaaattcaaACCAACTAATTTTAATCgaagaaaaatatatctttagaaaaaagacaattttgaaaaataaataaatcatttgttaaatattcacttatattgtgtatgatatcttaaaaaagaaagaaatgatcgatgaagaaaaaagagatgATTTTACTGAAAATCAACTTATTCCGTATCATATTGATTACAACGAAATCCTGCTTCAGACAATTATTTGTGATCATCAAATCAGTAAAATCAATGTATCTTAATCACACATgcaattcaaaataaaacatcatcattttcatataCAACCAAAATAATCTCCATTTCccataacaaaatgaaaaaacaggAAACAAAAGCCCACCCAAAATAATCATGTCAATGAAACACCTTATTGAAATCTACAGTTTTGAGTGTgtgaacaaatttaaaaagggGTTCCTTTCTGGCATTTCAAGGATAGGGATTAAGTTTGAAAGACttggttttgaacaaaaaaaaagtagatgACATTTTAAAAGTATCATACTTTAAAGTCTCATCAAGAAACTTTGGCCTTCTATCTTGAGTCTCATCTACATGACTAAGTTTTGAGACCTTTTATATGCAACTTATATTTTGAAAGAGTAATGTtgtatctttttttaaaaaaaaagtaaaggaaaaaggaaaaaaaaagaaagaaagaaagaagaagaagaagaaaaaaaaactcctccAAATTGGTTCtctgttgagaaaaaaaatcatgtttgcGCCTTACATTTCAAAGAGTCACAGGGCCTATGAGAACCAATTCAGGGAAATAATTTAGAAAGTCcatgatttttctattttaattgatGGAGCAGATTTTAACACTGTATATGGACCATGAACCTGGGTAATCTGTTAATAACCAGAATGAAGCCTTGAATtgaataatgaataataaaGTAGAAATGTAGTTAACCAACACTTAGCTTGAACATTAGAATTCCCATTCAAGGGGgacataatattttgattttttaggaAAGACACATATGTCGAATATATCTTTTAATAGATTTATGTTTTgtcattatttatataaaaaataaaggatacTCGCAAAAGATTGTATGGAACAAGCTATATTTACCCATTCTGTACATGCCATCCAGAAAGATTGCCCACTTCCCTCAAAGCTGCTCTCCACCTCTGTGTCTTGTGGCCAAAAATGTTTCTTCATTCATGTTGGGCTAATGCTTCTCCATACCACCCTTCCTCCTTTCGCACATCGGAAGGATCCACATGATAGAAAACTGGAAGAATTACTTTTCCATTTTGGTTCCTGCACTCCATGATCTTCACCAATTCGTCCAAACACCATCTGGAGTGGGCAAAGTATTTTGAGAGAACCACAAGGATGCACCTTGACTTCTCAATAGCTTTAAAAAGAGCTGATGCAACCTCTTCTCCCCTGATCTCATCCAATCTAAAGGTACGAATCCCTTTCTGATACAAAGCTGCATAGAGATGATCTGTGAAATTGTATCTGGTATCTTCACCCTTAAAGCTCAAGAAAACTTCATAATCCCATGAACCAGTAGAAGTACAAGTAGAAGATGCCCTTGGTCGATCCATCCCAACAAGGTCCTTCTCAACATGTAAGAATTCCCGATTTAAACTCTTCCAAACAGTGGAAGTAATCTCCTCAATAACATGAGCCTCAGTCCTGTAAGTGGTAAAGCATGACACAAGTGGTGAGTCAACAGTTACAAACACCAGCAAACATGAAGTACACTGGATTATATATGCTTTCAGCTTTATTTAGAAAACCAGAATTATGGGCAAATAGAATGCAGTGAAGGAATAAGGTTGGAATACTTGGATCACATATTCAGGTGTTTTCATTTTGCCAGAGTAGGCATAGCGATGAAGATCATAGTATGAAATCATGTAATGTTTTTAGCTGGCATGAGCTACATGTTTTTCAATCCTTCAACAACAAGGGATATTATACTTGGGCAATCCTTTGTCATTTGTTCAAGCTCCATTAGAATACCATACATAAAGAGGTCTTCTATGGAAACCGTTCTCCTTTATTCATCTTTTTTGACCTCCATCCCACACAGGAAGGGCAATCACCTCCCTTCTTATATGATATTGGCctttatttgaaacttaaaaaacactttcattagGTCTATCACAAGATGGTATTTGTAAGTATGAGAAAatactaaggctatgtttgttcccggaaaatttgagggaaggattaaataacttaaaaacgtataaatttctaattaatcttaattattgTTGAATGGGATaactaaatatgataaaatcattttccttagcatttttttctttccttggtatTTTCCGGAACCTAACATAGCCTAAAAGAACCAAAGACTGGTTGTATGACTTGCCCTCCCAACATTTGAAACTTAACATACTTACCTTCTTGAAAGATATTGCCCTGCAATTATTGGAGAAACACTTTTGCTGTGTTCTTTTATTAAAGAGGATATAAAGATCCTAAGTTTGGAAAATAGTCTGCTAATCAATACTCACAGTCAGGAGGAGATATAAGATAACAATGTTGATTATACCTTGAATTTTCAATTCACTTCCAAAGCTTATAAATAACAAATTGTTGAAACATTTTTactgacatttttttttcctcaaaacctaaaaatcataaaattttgaaatattggactgacttttttttcccttcaccCTTTCGTATTTGATTTCATAATTTTAGCAATAAAAAGGAACCGATtgcttacattttttattttgaaatgtcagtattttattttggtttattaaattacaattaaatTGCTTTGGTTTATGAAACAATTCcaataaattctaaattcatcccaacatagaaaaaaagaagaagaaatattttGACTAGAGTTAATTATGCTGATTTGAGATTAGGGATGattttatatgaatatattgCATTTTCAAGATGTTTCCATCaagaattaatatttatcaatgAGTATTGatacaaaaatattgagaaaatttttgaaagaatgatCTTTCTATATTTCATAATATAACAAGTTTACATCTTAGCCTATTTATAGTAGAACTAAGGAAAGAAGGGCCACatcaaatggaagaaaatcaaGGAATTAGTCTACAATTAAGGAGCAAATGGTGGAGCTAATAATGCTAAGGAGTAAATGGTGGAGCTAATAATACTAACaagtatgatttttaaattttgtggaGGAAAGAAAGGACTGATGCCATTGAAGGACCGGTTATTCCCCTCCATGTAATAAAGGTTAtgcttttatattatattatttcttgatgcaatttattttttatttttcatttttcttggatAACTTAgagtttaatattatttttggaatataaaatttagttcagagaatcagaaaatgcaatgaaattgagaatatacaattgaatttaaactagaattttaatttaaatttgggGCTAGAATAATTAGCCCTAACATTAATTTCATCAGGCTCTTCTGCTAGTAACTTTTTCTCCTATAGATTCTAACCATTCCAATATCATTTGACACCACGTCttgaataaaactaataaatagagaaagattaaaaaaaaaaaaaaaaacaaaacaaaatcaagcacatgcaagccatgcaaaccatgcatccatgcaaaaaaaaattatctaaatgggcctagggtgcctaagtgggactaaggtgatgcctaattggccaagtgtgcctaagtgggcctagggtgccctaagtgggcctaaggtggtgcctaatgggccaagtgtgcctaaatgggcctagggtgcctaagtgagcctagggtggtgcctaatgggccaagtgtgcctaaatgggcctagggtgcctaaatgggcctaaggtgcctaagtgagcctagggtggtgcctaatgggccaagtgtatctaagtgggcctaaagtggtgcctaatgggccaagtgtggtgcctaatgggctaagtgtatctaaatgggccctAAAGTGGTGCTTAATGGGCCTAagatgcctaagtgggcctaaggtacctaagtggacctagggtggtgcctaatgggctaagtgtgcctaatgggcctaaggtgtaCTTAAATgaacctagggtgcctaaatgggcctagggtgtctaagtgggcctaaggtacctaagtgggcctagggtggtacctaatgggccaagtgtatctaagtgggcctagggtggtgcctaatgggtcaggtgtgtctaaatgggcctaaggtgtaCTTAAATGAATCTAGGGtacctaagtgagcctaagtctaaattagggctgccaagagtcaTAATGGAGTTCAATAaatcccttaaccaaagtcctcaaggtggcttagaaaagatagggtacacgagtagtaatgggccaccaaggaattgCTGTAAAGTACCGGACAAATActtaataggacatgtgctaggaggacaaaatggagggtctacattAAGATTCATCCACAATTAGTACTAGATTGGGTTTAtgctacaaaaataattttcagtaGTTAAATCTCAAATATGAAACCTCATCAAGAGGGTGCTTCTATTGGGAGAccacttttttttaatcagcAAAAATCATTTCCATTGGAAAGTAAGAatgcattattttttcaaaatacaaagcAAAAAGGTTTGAAACACTATTAAATTTGGTTGGTCTCCATCTAAGGTGTTGGATAGAGAAGGTAGTCTAACGAATGTTGTCAAGCCTAATTTGAAATGGTATAGAAGTGAAAATGATGCTAATAAGAACAATGCAAGAGtcatgtatttattttcaatgtCATTAGCATggatgaattttgaaagattgcTACATGCACTTCGGCTAAGGGGGCTTGGGATATTCTCCAAGTGACTCATGAAGGAAACAATGTTGTTAAAGTGTCCAAACTTCAAATGTTGACCTTTAGGTTTGAGACCATTAGGAGATTTTCATACAAAATTTGATGGATAGTATGAATTCTAGTTTTAATCTTGGTGAACCTATTCCTAactataaagttaaaaaaaaaaaaaaaattaagatctcTCTCGAAGAGATTTAGAGCAAATGTGACCACCATTGAGGAGTCTAAGGATGTGAAATCATTAAAGATGAATCTTGAATCACCTAGGAAAGGGAAAGGAGTTGCTTTAAATGCTATTGAAGAATAGTCTCTAAGTTCtaaaagtgatgatgatgagaaAATGTCAAAGGGAAAATTTACATGGTTtgctaaaaaaattcaagaagtacatgaaaataagaaaatccaagaaaaataaataaataatgcttaaaaaatagagaaaatcaatgggaaaagagaaaaatatggagAAAGGCTTGAAATTGAATGTTTTAAATGTGGCAAAGAGGGTCATTTTGCATTTGATTGTCCCTCAAAGGATAAAAAGGTCATACAAACTACTTGGAGtgaattcaaatataattaaacaagtgaaataaattaaatgaatgttGTGAGTGCATTAACTTCATTGCCTTTGTGACAAATGTCAATAGATAACCTCCCTTAAAAAACCTTTAAGTGAGTTAAGTGACTTCGATGATAATGACATGAGTTTTCACATAGCTTATAAGATACTGTACAAGGAATGTTTAAGCCTAAAAAAGGAACATGTCAAGAAAAATTCCTACTATGAGTGATTAATGAAGccataaattttcattcttcttcaaCAGCTAGTCCTTTAGGCTACTCTCAGATTTATAGGTGAGCATCAACAACTTTTTATTAGAAAGGTATgttaagtgaaataaataagtTTTGTGGCATAATGTGTTGTAtgttaaagaaataaagaagcaAGAACCTTGAATCCattaatcatttcaaaattaagaGACTAGGCAAGTTTAACACTTTAGAAAAGTCATTTAGTAAAGTTATCTAATTAATGATCCATGTCTAACATAATATGTGTCAATATGaaagttgtgagctcaatcACTCCTATGACTAATTCAAACCTCATTATATAATATAGCAAGCATGCATTGCAATGACCAAAAGAGATTGctcactttcttccatgattataatttttttttaatttgaaaggtATTAATGACCATAAACTCTAACGCCTTCCTAATGCTATGCACTTAATAAGGTTTGCTAAAACCATTGCTCATTCCTTCACAAGATGTTTTAATATCTCCATGGATTTAGCTGAAGGTCTAGACCTTTCAAAGGGAAACAAACTATAATGGTTGTTATATATTGTCTGATACAATAAAATCACTTTTGTCCCTTAACATACCCTTATACAACCTCTACAATAGCTTGACTTTCATGGAAAAACGTTGTCAAGTTGCACTTATTATCAATACTTGCATATGTTATATTTAAGTAAATATCCATGCacacaattaaatattaaaataaaactttggtaaataaattaattttaattatctttttttttctattctacaTTAGTTTATTTAGATAAAACTGATTGTTTTATTCTACTTATCCTAGTTTAAGactatatattttatctctggAATCTCTGATCTCATGATTTTTTTACATCCATAAAGTCTTTGGGGGACTTTGTGAGAGGTTTTCCATGTATGTTGCTTATTTCCTTATGCGAGTGGAGttactaaattatttaataattatcaatctaattaaaaaattcattaaaaaattggTAATTTTTAGGCTAAAATCTAAGAACTACCTGTACAACCCATCAACCACCCCCACCATTGGTAGTTTCACAGTATGAGACattaaactttcattttcacatttgatttaagtgatttttaaaaatataaaaccatcaagataatttttatatcttttgttgtaaataaaataaggaaaacatgatcgtcacttataaaatttataattaaatatgagaaaaagatacatttataaatatttttaaataaaaaataattatatattactatttttatatccTTGAATATATCCAAATTAGATGGATTaccattttaatattaaagacgtcttcaagttttgaaaattattgttatgTATTGCAAAtgttatcataaatatattattttctttaataaaataacttcaaccaatatgttattactcattttatcatttcttaatttttttttccagcaTTTATgtgttttgatcaatttttatctcattaatttttttttttgactaaaTTTTTGTCTAATAAATTTGATACTTCTAAAAATTCaacaattgatatttttataatttatgatattttaatctcTACAAGGCGAAATTTAAATAGGGAAATCAATGAATTAGTATTTTTCCCTTGGCTTGAATAATCTTATACAAAACTATCAGAGTGATGGGTATCCCCTCAAAGTGATTATGTCTTTCTTCTCCCAATTTCCGTTTTTGAGGTCCTAACATGAATCAACTTCCAAGTAAGAAGATTAAGCTCAAAGTGATTCCAAAGCAATTCAATGCGACATCAAGCTATGGAAAATCAAGTTTGGGTCAAGTAGAGATCACAAGAAAGGAGGAGATGAGAGATTGAAATTAGAACTAACTTTTCATAAGATGGTTCACTTGTATATTGATAACTGATTTAGTAGAGTTTGGTAGTCAGGAATGCTTCGACGGCTTTTCACCTTGAGACAAGGTTTTCCACTTAAATGATTTGTGTTAAATTGTGTGATTGCTTTTCAACACTATAACATGATCATAACAAATAATGTGAAATTGAATTCGACTTTTATCTTTAAGCttgaatcaaattaattggTTTAGTCGAATCTCTTATTGATTGATTGAAGTGCTTATTTACCTTAATAGAaggattttttgaaaagtttttggtaATAGCAAGGACACAACATTACCTCAGGAATATGTTAATTGATGCATTGGAAAAGTGGAAAATTTAAAGGTGAAATGATAATGTCTCTGCTCAAggtaaaatttgataattaaatccTAAAGCTAAAATTAATGAGTAGAGAGTACATGATTCATAATCCAATACAATAATTCATGGTTTGCCAACTTAACCATCTTTATTGGAGTTAGAAAGACTAATATTAGCTAATCAAGATGTTCAACAAAGCATATCAGTTGAAGTTCATCCAAAATTGAAGAGGAAGTGCTCTTTTAcagaaaaagcaaataaataaataaataaataaagatagaaaatgctttgagacaaaagaaagaaaagaaaacgaaCCAAAAAGGTAGTAATTAGAAAGAAGTTGGCAGATAGAGTTTGAGAAGAGAAATATGAAATGCACTACAAAGAATTCAAATAGAACAATGTTGAATGCTTCCACTATGGTAAGAAAATGTTGGCGCCAAAGGAAAAAACCAACTACAAGTAAATGTATATGCTAATCACGtactaaggctatgtttggtttccagaaagtactaatgaaataaataaaaaaaatgttaagaaaaatggtttctcatatttggtttcaccatgagaaatacaaaagaaaatcaaatatagttaaaaatcaaatatatttgaaaatcacttttaaaaatttaaaaagtcacttaaaaataatttatgaacattttttttaatttacgtTTAAATACTAAgtgattctttttaaaatcatttataatgtaaaaatatttttttatggataaaaatataacaaataaaaaacattttaatcacaattaatttattttttaattcataaaatttcatttattgttatttattttttgggatttaattctttacaattatttttgagTGTTTATAAAGTATAATTAGGTCATACCcaaatttattccttttaacTCTATCTATTAGGTATAGGTAGCGTGAAATTTTGGCCTCTCTCCACCTTTCTTCGCTTCTGACATTCTCATGCATTGCTTCGTCAACTCCAACCACATAGAATTGGAATGTCAGCTGGAATATTCCAAGTCCATAAAAccaaagtttattatttaatcttttttagcACACTACTCAAGACTCTACAACTTTCCAGCCAACTTAATTTATTGACTTGGACTTGGAGGGTTTGGTCAAATGCAGCAACTTAGTTAATTGGTAAGTGTCTTTTCTCTAAACCATAAATTCAAATGATCCAGTCCTAcgttttaatttacaaaaaccAGTGATTTGTTTtactagttattttaatttaaggaaGTAGAAAAGGGTTAGGCTCAATTTTGGAGTTCTTTCAGTGTGGGTTAGGCTCAATTTGTGCCCATGCAATGGAAatgggtgatttttttttccttttcctttatcttgGTGTAGATCTTGTGATATTGTTATTAAAATAGAacgtaaaaatataaattatataccaattattttaactttaggaaaaaaagtttattttaatttaaaataaataaataaaaaaagaactcACTTTATCTCAACTGTATAAGActtcataaaaattatcttatttgcaaaatatttttagatgtaaaagtaaaaaattaaacaaaccaTTTCATTACCTTTTTCACAAGTATCCATTTAGAtcatagtttaattttaaaatataagaataagtCAATTACTCTAAactatatcatttataatttttttaattattagtatGATACCTAACCTTCTATGAATCAGAATAAAAtatggagaagtaaaaaattgtcaaatcaagataattttaaactatGCCATTTCAAACTTTTCTAATACAACATGATATTTTATGATGTCTAAAGAAATTGGAATGGCCAAAAGTTGTCAAATCAAGATATATCTATTGTGGACATGGCATTGGGAGGCATCTTAGCATTGTATTTATTGAA is drawn from Vitis riparia cultivar Riparia Gloire de Montpellier isolate 1030 chromosome 18, EGFV_Vit.rip_1.0, whole genome shotgun sequence and contains these coding sequences:
- the LOC117905626 gene encoding disease resistance protein RUN1-like; translated protein: MEEIFPWMMDSISNDVRMVGIYGLGGIGKTTIAKVLYNQIAAQFMITTFIANVREDSKSQGLLHLQKQLLHDILPRRKNFISTIDEGIYMIKDRLCFKKVLLVLDDVDDLNQLEALVGDHNWFGPGSRIIVTTRDKHLLEVHEVDTLYEAKKLDHKEVVELFCWNAFKQNHPKEDYETLSNFVVYYVNGLPLGLKVLGCFLYGKIVRQWESELHKLEREPKQEIQCVLKRSYDELDCTQQQIFLDVACFFNGEDKDFVTRILEACNFYAESGIRVFGDKCLISIVDNKIWMHDLLQQMGQDIVGQEFPEEPGKWSRLCYPDVVSRVLTRKMVRANCK